A single genomic interval of Cupriavidus necator harbors:
- a CDS encoding acyl-CoA dehydrogenase family protein, giving the protein MNLDFSPQDQQFREDVRAWIAQAYDADLRAMMAQSKNGYLDKAAQLRWQKALHARGWAAPNWPKEYGGPGWTPTERFIFQSELAAAGCPPVSPMGLKMVAPVIMKYGTPEQKQRFLPPILSSDVWWCQGYSEPNSGSDLASLQMRADHGTDSDGEHYILNGSKIWTTHAQWADWMFCLVRTSRESKRQEGISFLLLDMHTPGITVSALPTLDGPMTGQQEVNQVFFENVRVPVANRIGEEGKGWTYAKYLLEFERGGTYSPMLRKQLSKIAEIAAEQPADDGARLLDDPAFRRKLAALHLRAAALEAVELRVFSGVESGTSIGAASSMLKLTGTETLQAASELAVEAAGPAALPFVQDTWAALQGREAAPRVGPDYAAVLAPRYFNYRKASIYGGSNEIQRNIIAKLVLGL; this is encoded by the coding sequence ATGAATCTCGATTTCTCCCCGCAAGATCAGCAGTTCCGTGAAGACGTGCGCGCCTGGATCGCCCAGGCCTATGACGCCGACCTGCGCGCGATGATGGCGCAGTCCAAGAACGGCTACCTCGACAAGGCCGCGCAGCTGCGCTGGCAGAAGGCGCTGCACGCGCGCGGCTGGGCCGCGCCGAACTGGCCCAAGGAATACGGCGGGCCGGGCTGGACCCCGACCGAGCGCTTTATCTTCCAGTCGGAACTGGCCGCCGCCGGCTGCCCGCCAGTGTCGCCAATGGGCCTGAAGATGGTGGCGCCGGTGATCATGAAGTACGGCACGCCCGAGCAGAAGCAGCGCTTCCTGCCGCCGATCCTGAGCTCGGACGTGTGGTGGTGCCAGGGCTATTCCGAACCCAACTCCGGCTCCGACCTGGCCTCGCTGCAGATGCGCGCCGACCACGGCACCGACAGCGACGGCGAGCACTACATCCTGAATGGCTCCAAGATCTGGACCACGCATGCGCAGTGGGCCGACTGGATGTTCTGCCTGGTGCGCACCAGCCGCGAATCGAAGCGCCAGGAAGGGATTTCGTTCCTGCTGCTCGACATGCATACGCCCGGCATCACGGTGTCGGCGCTGCCGACGCTGGACGGTCCCATGACCGGCCAGCAGGAAGTGAACCAGGTCTTCTTCGAGAACGTGCGCGTGCCGGTGGCAAACCGCATCGGGGAGGAAGGCAAGGGCTGGACCTATGCCAAGTACCTGCTGGAGTTCGAGCGCGGCGGTACATATAGCCCGATGCTGCGCAAGCAACTGTCGAAGATCGCGGAGATTGCCGCGGAGCAGCCTGCCGACGACGGTGCCCGCCTGCTGGACGATCCCGCCTTCCGCCGCAAGCTGGCGGCGCTGCACCTGCGTGCTGCCGCGCTGGAAGCGGTTGAGTTGCGGGTGTTCTCAGGCGTGGAATCCGGGACCTCGATCGGGGCCGCGTCGAGCATGCTGAAGCTCACGGGCACTGAAACCCTGCAGGCAGCAAGCGAACTCGCGGTGGAAGCCGCGGGGCCGGCGGCGTTGCCGTTCGTGCAGGATACGTGGGCTGCGTTGCAAGGGCGCGAGGCCGCGCCGCGTGTCGGGCCGGATTATGCAGCCGTGCTGGCGCCGCGTTATTTCAACTATCGCAAGGCGTCGATCTACGGGGGGTCTAACGAGATCCAGCGCAATATCATTGCCAAGCTTGTGTTGGGGCTTTGA
- a CDS encoding acyl-CoA dehydrogenase family protein encodes MDFQFSEEQSMLRDTLARYLADHYDFEARRAAVQSAAGWRPDCWRAFARELGILGAAYPEALGGLGGGAAEHMIVMEQLGRHLALEPYLGTVVLGGGALMHGSPELAAQWVPAIIGGEATAAWAHAEPASRYCRHDVQAGATRQGNGYKLSGHKHAVVGAPFATHLVVSARTSGARRDRDGISLFWIARDTPGVTLREYPTFDGLRAAEVLLDNVQVPASQRIGAEGEAFALIEQLCDEAMVALCAEANGAMARMLADTIDYARQRKQFGVPIGTFQVLQHRMADMYVQLEQSVALTQVAAMQAASAPQARAQAACAAKIQAGQAGAFVGQAAVQIHGGMGVTEELAVGHYFKRVTAIDLQLGSAEHHLRRYADLLYPALAAA; translated from the coding sequence GTGGATTTCCAGTTCAGCGAAGAACAGTCGATGCTGCGCGACACGCTCGCGCGTTACCTGGCCGACCACTATGATTTCGAAGCCCGCCGCGCTGCCGTGCAGTCCGCCGCGGGCTGGCGCCCGGACTGCTGGCGCGCATTCGCCCGCGAGCTCGGCATTCTCGGCGCGGCCTACCCCGAGGCGCTCGGTGGCCTGGGCGGCGGCGCGGCCGAGCACATGATCGTGATGGAACAACTGGGCCGCCACCTGGCGCTGGAGCCCTACCTGGGCACCGTGGTGCTGGGCGGGGGCGCGCTGATGCACGGCAGCCCCGAGCTGGCCGCGCAGTGGGTGCCGGCCATCATCGGCGGCGAAGCCACCGCCGCCTGGGCCCACGCCGAACCCGCCAGCCGCTACTGCCGCCACGACGTGCAGGCCGGCGCCACGCGCCAGGGCAACGGCTACAAGCTGAGCGGGCACAAGCACGCCGTGGTCGGCGCGCCGTTCGCCACCCACCTGGTGGTCAGCGCCCGCACCTCCGGCGCGCGCCGCGACCGGGACGGCATCAGCCTGTTCTGGATTGCGCGCGACACGCCGGGCGTGACGCTGCGCGAGTACCCGACCTTCGACGGCCTGCGTGCTGCCGAGGTGCTGCTCGACAACGTGCAGGTGCCGGCGAGCCAGCGCATCGGCGCGGAAGGCGAAGCCTTTGCCCTGATCGAACAGCTGTGCGACGAAGCCATGGTCGCGCTCTGTGCCGAAGCCAATGGCGCGATGGCGCGCATGCTGGCCGACACCATCGACTATGCGCGCCAGCGCAAGCAGTTCGGCGTGCCGATCGGCACCTTCCAGGTGCTGCAGCACCGCATGGCCGACATGTACGTGCAGCTGGAGCAATCCGTGGCGCTGACCCAGGTGGCGGCGATGCAGGCTGCCAGCGCGCCGCAGGCACGCGCCCAGGCGGCGTGCGCGGCCAAGATCCAGGCCGGCCAGGCCGGTGCCTTTGTCGGCCAGGCGGCGGTGCAGATCCACGGCGGCATGGGCGTCACCGAAGAGCTGGCCGTGGGCCACTACTTCAAGCGCGTCACCGCGATCGACCTGCAGCTGGGCTCGGCCGAGCACCACCTGCGCCGCTACGCCGACCTGCTCTACCCCGCCCTGGCCGCGGCCTGA
- a CDS encoding AMP-binding protein: MHPHIHAQRTPEKPAVIMGGSGAVVTYRELDERSNQVAHLFRSQGLQPGDRVAFMVENHPRLFELCWGAQRSGIVYVCLSTRLNVADAAHIINDSGARLLVTTHAQAEVAAALAGQTPALRGRLMLDGTMPGYDAYETALARCPATRIDDEVTGGDMLYSSGTTGRPKGVYAPPSSPNIDDPTTLTSLCQRLYGFDAETRYLSPAPLYHAAPLRYNMTVQALGGTAVVMEHFDAEHYLQLVQQHRITHTQLVPTMFSRMLKLPEAQRQAYDVSSLRVAIHAAAPCPVQVKEAMIAWWGPVIWEYYAGTEGNGVTVVSTPEWLERKGTVGRAMVGKLRICGPDGALLPPGESGTIYFAEGRDFSYHNDEAKTAESRHPQQPDWSTIGDVGYVDADGYLYLTDRKANMIISGGVNIYPQEAENLLMTHPKVMDVAVIGVPNEDFGEEVKAVVQPVDMSQAGPELAAELIAFCRANLSAIKCPRSVDFASELPRLPTGKLLKRLLRDRYWGGHANKLV, encoded by the coding sequence ATGCATCCGCACATCCACGCGCAGCGCACACCCGAAAAACCAGCCGTCATCATGGGTGGCAGCGGCGCAGTCGTCACCTACCGCGAACTGGACGAACGCTCGAACCAGGTCGCCCACCTGTTCCGCAGCCAGGGACTGCAGCCCGGTGACCGCGTGGCGTTCATGGTCGAGAATCATCCGCGCCTGTTCGAACTGTGCTGGGGCGCGCAGCGCAGCGGCATTGTCTATGTCTGCCTGAGCACGCGGCTGAACGTGGCCGATGCCGCCCACATCATCAATGACAGCGGCGCCAGGCTGCTGGTCACCACGCACGCGCAGGCCGAGGTCGCGGCAGCCCTGGCCGGGCAGACGCCGGCCTTGCGCGGCAGGCTGATGCTGGACGGCACAATGCCGGGCTATGACGCGTACGAGACCGCGCTGGCGCGCTGCCCGGCAACGCGCATCGATGACGAAGTGACCGGCGGCGACATGCTGTATTCGTCCGGCACCACGGGCCGGCCCAAGGGAGTGTATGCGCCGCCATCAAGCCCGAATATCGACGATCCCACGACCCTGACCAGCCTGTGCCAGCGGCTCTATGGCTTCGATGCCGAGACGCGCTACCTGTCGCCCGCGCCGCTGTACCACGCGGCGCCGCTGCGCTACAACATGACCGTGCAGGCGCTGGGCGGGACCGCGGTGGTGATGGAGCATTTCGATGCCGAGCACTATCTGCAGCTGGTGCAGCAGCACCGCATCACGCATACGCAGCTGGTACCGACGATGTTCTCGCGCATGCTCAAGCTGCCCGAGGCGCAGCGCCAGGCCTATGATGTGTCGTCGCTGCGCGTGGCGATCCACGCGGCCGCGCCGTGCCCGGTGCAGGTCAAGGAAGCCATGATCGCGTGGTGGGGGCCGGTGATCTGGGAGTACTACGCCGGGACGGAGGGCAACGGCGTGACCGTGGTCAGCACGCCGGAGTGGCTGGAGCGCAAGGGCACGGTGGGCCGGGCCATGGTCGGCAAGCTGCGCATCTGCGGGCCGGACGGCGCGCTGCTGCCGCCGGGCGAATCGGGCACGATCTACTTTGCCGAAGGCCGCGACTTTTCGTACCACAACGACGAGGCCAAGACCGCGGAGTCGCGCCACCCGCAGCAGCCGGACTGGAGCACCATCGGCGATGTCGGCTACGTGGATGCGGACGGCTACCTGTACCTGACCGACCGCAAGGCCAACATGATCATCTCCGGCGGCGTCAACATCTACCCGCAGGAGGCCGAGAACCTGCTGATGACGCATCCCAAGGTGATGGACGTGGCCGTGATCGGCGTGCCCAACGAGGACTTCGGCGAAGAGGTCAAGGCCGTGGTGCAGCCCGTCGACATGAGCCAGGCCGGTCCCGAGCTGGCCGCGGAACTGATCGCGTTCTGCCGCGCCAACCTGTCGGCCATCAAGTGCCCGCGCTCGGTCGACTTCGCGTCCGAGCTGCCGCGCCTGCCGACCGGTAAGCTGCTCAAGCGGCTGCTGCGCGACCGCTACTGGGGCGGCCACGCCAACAAGCTGGTGTAG
- a CDS encoding LuxR C-terminal-related transcriptional regulator: MASIEETGRRAPPPAGAASLAAKLRPPLLTPFQVERAAICETVCAAGFVKLVLVRAPAGFGKTTAMLQCRARLEAAGGRTAWLTLDRSDNDASRFLGSVEAAIAQGLGGGGPGRSAHATLAQDPGEQALALIDRLASHNGAFTLFLDDFEAIQNAAVTGLVWQLVESLPPGCRVVIGTRWVPESGLGRLRARGELLEIEPAQLRFSASETASFLRRARGLKLEQAAISVLHRRTEGWATALWLASVALERRSQPEGFIAGFSGSNAAIADYLVEDVFLHLPEAVRDFLLRTSILDQLCGPLCDAVCKPATAGSSDEILAWLERANLFLLPLESERYGERGSGAASEQWYRYHSLFSGFLRGQLAQAMPDAVPQLHLSASRWYESQGRPVPAIEHAFAAGALARALPLLDGAADDLLAQGRMRLLTRWLEAVPAEELARWPKLQIARVWAVSFTRGPAEAIALLQQIPTEGAAGDLLAHIRALRHMLLNMMDRFDDARAFARNELPPLPMGYAFPDAILGTSMARLAAVAGDYPEARRLLQVARHAVRGSDSNFNKIFSESVEGLIDLRQGRLQQALARFRIAASTMLPNRFGPTNGNAMAGILLAEGLYESGDSERASRLLNVYLPLSRDLGLPDQIITGHTVLARIAFERGEADQAHEWLAQLEALGHHRGLTRLVMAAMLERARLALRQGNVHAAQEAIERAADPALWRTRPGVSSFASDVEDITLGRLRLDLYARPGTPVREVIERELAAAAGNQLMRRALKLRILLAQACQRTGDGAHALVVMGEALRFGAAEGFVRIFADEGDDVRRLVADACSRQSASLPAPYVERLLQACGQAGSEQAAGTGRPAPAALVEPLTPKEQKVLQLLAEGYSNVAMAERLFVSETTVRTHLRNISAKLHASNRTQAVAIARQLGLL, encoded by the coding sequence ATGGCAAGTATCGAGGAGACCGGACGGCGCGCGCCGCCGCCCGCCGGCGCCGCATCGCTGGCGGCCAAACTGCGTCCGCCGCTGCTGACCCCGTTCCAGGTCGAGCGCGCGGCGATCTGCGAGACCGTGTGCGCGGCCGGTTTCGTCAAGCTTGTGCTGGTGCGTGCACCGGCGGGCTTCGGCAAGACCACGGCCATGCTCCAGTGTCGCGCGCGCCTGGAGGCCGCGGGCGGGCGCACCGCCTGGCTGACGCTGGATCGGTCGGACAATGATGCCTCGCGCTTTCTGGGGTCGGTCGAAGCTGCCATCGCGCAGGGCCTGGGCGGCGGCGGCCCCGGCCGGTCCGCGCACGCGACGCTGGCACAGGATCCCGGCGAGCAGGCGCTCGCGCTGATCGACCGCCTGGCCAGCCATAACGGCGCCTTCACGCTGTTCCTCGATGATTTCGAAGCGATCCAGAACGCCGCCGTGACCGGGCTGGTCTGGCAACTGGTGGAAAGCCTGCCGCCCGGCTGCCGCGTGGTGATCGGCACGCGCTGGGTTCCGGAATCCGGCCTGGGCCGCCTGCGCGCGCGCGGCGAGCTGCTTGAGATCGAACCCGCGCAGCTGCGTTTTTCCGCCAGCGAAACTGCATCCTTCCTGCGCCGTGCGCGCGGGCTGAAGCTGGAGCAGGCGGCCATCAGCGTGCTGCACCGGCGTACCGAGGGCTGGGCCACGGCATTGTGGCTGGCGTCAGTCGCGCTGGAGCGGCGCAGCCAGCCAGAGGGTTTTATCGCCGGCTTCTCCGGCTCCAACGCGGCGATTGCCGACTACCTGGTCGAAGACGTATTCCTGCACCTGCCCGAGGCGGTGCGCGACTTCCTGCTGCGCACCTCGATCCTGGACCAGTTGTGCGGACCGCTGTGCGACGCCGTGTGCAAGCCCGCGACAGCTGGCAGCAGCGACGAGATCCTGGCCTGGCTGGAGCGCGCCAACCTGTTCCTGCTGCCGCTGGAGAGCGAACGCTATGGCGAGCGTGGCTCCGGTGCGGCATCGGAGCAGTGGTACCGCTATCACAGCCTCTTTTCCGGCTTCCTGCGCGGCCAGCTGGCGCAGGCCATGCCTGACGCCGTGCCGCAGCTGCACCTGTCGGCATCGCGCTGGTATGAGTCGCAGGGGCGCCCGGTGCCCGCCATCGAGCATGCCTTCGCGGCCGGTGCGCTGGCGCGCGCGCTGCCGTTGCTGGACGGCGCCGCGGACGACCTGCTGGCGCAGGGCCGCATGCGCCTGCTGACGCGCTGGCTGGAGGCGGTGCCGGCGGAAGAACTGGCGCGCTGGCCCAAGCTGCAGATCGCGCGCGTGTGGGCGGTGTCGTTCACGCGCGGCCCGGCCGAAGCCATCGCCCTGCTGCAGCAGATCCCCACCGAGGGCGCGGCCGGCGACCTGCTGGCGCATATCCGCGCGCTGCGCCACATGCTGCTGAACATGATGGACCGCTTCGACGATGCGCGCGCCTTCGCCCGCAATGAGCTGCCGCCGTTGCCGATGGGCTATGCCTTCCCCGATGCGATCCTGGGCACGTCGATGGCACGCCTGGCTGCGGTCGCCGGCGACTACCCGGAGGCGCGCCGGCTGCTGCAGGTGGCACGGCACGCGGTGCGAGGCTCGGACAGCAATTTCAACAAGATTTTCTCGGAATCGGTCGAAGGGCTGATCGACCTGCGCCAGGGGCGGCTGCAGCAGGCGCTGGCGCGGTTTCGCATCGCCGCCAGCACGATGCTGCCGAACCGCTTCGGGCCCACCAACGGCAATGCCATGGCCGGCATCCTGCTGGCCGAAGGCCTGTACGAGAGCGGTGATTCCGAGCGCGCCAGCCGATTGCTCAACGTCTACCTGCCGCTGTCGCGCGACCTCGGGCTGCCTGACCAGATCATCACCGGGCACACGGTGCTGGCCCGCATTGCCTTCGAGCGCGGCGAAGCCGACCAGGCGCATGAATGGCTGGCGCAACTGGAAGCGCTGGGGCACCACCGCGGGCTGACGCGGCTGGTGATGGCGGCAATGCTGGAGCGCGCACGGCTGGCACTGCGCCAGGGCAATGTTCACGCGGCGCAGGAGGCGATCGAACGCGCCGCCGATCCGGCGCTGTGGCGCACGCGGCCCGGGGTCAGCTCCTTTGCCAGCGATGTCGAGGACATCACCCTTGGCCGGCTGCGGCTGGACCTGTATGCGCGCCCGGGCACGCCGGTGCGCGAGGTCATCGAGCGCGAGCTGGCGGCTGCCGCCGGCAACCAGCTGATGCGCCGCGCGCTCAAGCTGCGCATCCTGCTGGCGCAGGCGTGCCAGCGCACCGGCGACGGCGCGCACGCGCTGGTGGTGATGGGCGAGGCGCTGCGTTTCGGCGCTGCCGAAGGCTTTGTCCGCATCTTTGCCGACGAGGGCGACGATGTGCGCAGGCTGGTGGCCGATGCCTGCTCGCGCCAGTCGGCCAGCCTGCCTGCCCCCTATGTGGAAAGGCTGCTGCAGGCCTGCGGCCAGGCCGGGAGCGAGCAGGCCGCCGGTACCGGCCGGCCGGCGCCGGCGGCGCTGGTGGAGCCGCTGACGCCCAAGGAGCAGAAGGTGCTGCAACTGCTGGCCGAGGGCTATTCCAATGTGGCCATGGCCGAGCGCCTGTTCGTGTCCGAAACCACGGTGCGCACGCACCTGCGCAATATCAGCGCCAAGCTGCACGCCAGCAACCGCACCCAGGCGGTGGCCATTGCACGCCAGCTCGGGCTGCTCTGA
- a CDS encoding nitroreductase — protein MKVSQAVASRKSVRGFLPRAVAPDTIRRVLDAAARAPSGGNLQPWHIHVIGGEALEGLRAIMRKRIAQAPAGEEREYDIYPRELVSPYRDRRFQVGEALYHYLGIPREDKARRLAQFANNFTFFGAPLALFCTVDRRMGPPQWSDLGMYLQTVMLLLREEGLDSCAQECWAMYPQTLGKFLSLPAERMLFTGMAIGYEDPEAPANQLRSVRAPLEEFTEFMGI, from the coding sequence ATGAAAGTCAGCCAAGCCGTCGCCAGTCGCAAGTCCGTCCGCGGCTTCCTGCCCCGGGCCGTTGCGCCCGACACCATCCGCCGCGTGCTCGACGCCGCCGCGCGCGCCCCCTCGGGGGGCAACCTGCAGCCCTGGCATATCCATGTCATCGGCGGCGAGGCCCTGGAGGGGCTGCGCGCCATCATGCGCAAGCGCATCGCCCAGGCGCCCGCGGGTGAAGAGCGCGAGTACGACATCTACCCGCGCGAGCTGGTCTCGCCCTACCGCGACCGCCGCTTCCAGGTGGGCGAGGCGCTCTACCACTACCTCGGCATCCCGCGCGAGGACAAGGCGCGGCGGCTGGCGCAGTTTGCCAACAACTTCACCTTCTTCGGCGCGCCGCTGGCGCTGTTCTGCACCGTGGACCGCCGCATGGGCCCGCCGCAATGGTCGGACCTGGGCATGTACCTGCAGACGGTGATGCTGCTGCTGCGTGAAGAAGGGCTGGACAGCTGCGCGCAGGAATGCTGGGCGATGTACCCGCAGACCCTCGGCAAGTTCCTGTCGCTGCCGGCCGAACGGATGCTGTTCACCGGCATGGCGATCGGCTACGAAGACCCCGAGGCGCCCGCCAACCAGCTGCGTTCCGTGCGCGCACCGCTGGAGGAATTCACGGAGTTCATGGGCATCTGA
- a CDS encoding crotonase/enoyl-CoA hydratase family protein, with product MTQATPSFETLRYAVADGVATITLHRPDQLNAFTAQMMHELIAAFDATDADDNVRAVIVTGSGRAFCAGADLSGGSSTFDFEKRYGASPDSAHRDGGGRVSLRIFRSLKPVIAAVNGAAVGVGVTMQLPMDIRLASTDAKFGFVFARRGITPEAASSWFLSRVVGISTALEWCYTGRVFSAQEAHERGLVRSLHAPEDLLPAAQAIAREIAANAAPVSVAISRQLIWRMAGASHPMEAHKLDSRAIQSRGRSADVKEGVSAFLEKRPAAFPETVSHDMPDFFDWTSEPPFI from the coding sequence CGTTCGAAACCCTGCGCTACGCCGTTGCAGACGGTGTCGCCACCATCACCCTGCACCGCCCGGACCAGCTCAATGCGTTCACCGCGCAGATGATGCATGAACTGATCGCCGCGTTCGACGCCACCGATGCCGACGACAACGTGCGTGCCGTGATCGTCACGGGCTCGGGCCGCGCCTTCTGCGCCGGCGCCGACCTGTCCGGCGGCAGCTCCACCTTCGACTTCGAGAAGCGTTATGGCGCCAGCCCCGACAGCGCGCACCGCGACGGTGGCGGGCGCGTGTCGCTGCGCATCTTCCGCAGCCTCAAGCCGGTGATCGCCGCGGTCAACGGCGCCGCGGTCGGCGTGGGCGTGACCATGCAGCTGCCGATGGATATCCGGCTGGCGTCGACCGACGCCAAGTTCGGCTTTGTCTTTGCGCGCCGGGGCATCACGCCCGAAGCGGCGTCGTCGTGGTTCCTGTCGCGCGTGGTCGGCATCTCGACCGCGCTGGAATGGTGCTATACCGGCCGCGTGTTCTCGGCCCAGGAAGCGCATGAGCGCGGCCTGGTGCGCTCGCTGCACGCGCCGGAAGACCTGCTGCCTGCCGCCCAGGCCATTGCCCGCGAGATCGCCGCCAATGCCGCGCCGGTTTCGGTAGCGATCTCGCGCCAGCTGATCTGGCGCATGGCCGGCGCCAGCCACCCGATGGAAGCGCACAAGCTCGACAGCCGCGCGATCCAGTCGCGCGGGCGCTCCGCCGACGTCAAGGAAGGCGTCAGCGCCTTCCTGGAGAAGCGTCCCGCCGCCTTCCCGGAAACCGTGTCGCACGACATGCCGGACTTCTTCGACTGGACCAGCGAGCCGCCCTTCATCTGA